From the genome of Chitinivibrionales bacterium:
TCGATACGTGAATAAAAGCCCGGATAATCCGGTAAAGAACCTTGTCTTAACATGACCGGTAAAATCGTTTTTGCCGGTCTAACGAATGCAGATTCATTTCACGAAGTAAAAAATATAATTTAATCAATCCGATTTTACATCCTCCATACTGTTTTGTCATCAGCAGCTTTCGCACCTCGCCTGTTTTCATGGGGCCGTTATCGGCAATAATCCTTTTGCACCGTTCGTAAATCGACATATCCGCCGGATCATCCTGAGAACCTACATTGACAGATGCACCCGGGGCCGATTGGACATGCTTTGCCTGCTTCTGTTTTACAAAACGAAGGCTTTCCGCTACAGTAGTATGTGCCGGAAGGATCTTATCAAACTGGAGCAACTTGAAAGTGGAGGCGACATCGCCTTTCATTGCGCACAAAACCAGCAGCCCTCCCCCTGCAGTTTCAAGACGCTTATTTTCCGCTGCGATAATGCCCCATCCGGCACTGCTGAGATATTCGAGCCTACTCATGTCGAGTATTATCGACAAATATCCTTTAGTATAGAGCGATTCAAAGGCTTTTTTCAGATG
Proteins encoded in this window:
- a CDS encoding anti-sigma factor antagonist (This anti-anti-sigma factor, or anti-sigma factor antagonist, belongs to a family that includes characterized members SpoIIAA, RsbV, RsfA, and RsfB.), with amino-acid sequence MNKLAEIHKKVLRGMVLNEKGQWVFHKDLVQKRTLVADHVEQGRVLIKGKWVTLEEALTEDTSGEFGSAEIANPSKGQATVKPKLQPVGATAVTASQKGTGGPAEAVSSPGGDLLVSTNEMAAVFWVVDQEIPVCSVRLGGHIDQSNSRHLKKAFESLYTKGYLSIILDMSRLEYLSSAGWGIIAAENKRLETAGGGLLVLCAMKGDVASTFKLLQFDKILPAHTTVAESLRFVKQKQAKHVQSAPGASVNVGSQDDPADMSIYERCKRIIADNGPMKTGEVRKLLMTKQYGGCKIGLIKLYFLLREMNLHSLDRQKRFYRSC